From the Pontiella agarivorans genome, one window contains:
- a CDS encoding malectin domain-containing carbohydrate-binding protein yields the protein MRYRKRLLLFVFAAARVWGTSVLEIGFSDSEGFFDGTSVNTIQGMSAQLGWIAEDTAGIGYMVCTSSYNRAQNYAGYTLEKGESVIIETTLRLQGDRSAFSAKDLFRIGFAEKAQHSGADTPSIGAELSARADGGYSVGRDAAVVVIPPSASNDWIKISQVITRSTLSNTFTGIVHAYNVSRDTDLGTTASAWTQSTDDGSWGGTMRPGFRAWNLSFPVELQVDHWKVYTQAAAEPPLETEPVHLLIDPEVSVAIGGHLELDRRKFINLSDAGRKFETRTNNDAQETYYIEELGMNFGRELGGAYGTTGWSSAVREDSENPGQVDIAYLTNNLRADNGGSSAWMMDSFNPNLDVATHDRYGSVPDFMDAWYAEGDSANHLHAVNINAYAEYVAAVLEYGYTDWTRPKTYEIVNEPNWRVWRDQRFADLHTAVKNHVQSNGLDVAVGGPCMSVGYFYKNNYQNFGLDTFMANTGCDLDFYSFHIYDYMSFDTNKNDFVGRVSTGLPIEGVLDMVENYALNTHGKTVDMVLSEHGGYISTDQEGALDLIADTYFPSNSFAGTVFEWEMKRRSVSEHLAVSSAIANTLAFMNNPHVVRKAVPFILLESAGWNPRYYSTLLVKENFDKNSEVWHESTYVNFFKFFRNVEGRRVRVMLEDPDIQTQAYVSGTKLFILMNNLADRADALALNLPTTGIETITLRRFGRNTDFTPFFTETQVQTLEGLQIGAREALAIEINYSTGFAEKMRLNEVPYYGDLVRQEFAGSRTFNVAVPEYAQARSAMLRISVGRDSGLDNDLDVVFNGTPLDVPLEDCADRLDNGSEYGSLKLIPLPANLLQAENTIQVSFPGSGIGGIGSVVIRAALEEPDVQQVYAVNCAGPEYIASDGTVYRADAYYSGGSVGMDSTSDFSGTEEDTLYVHERYGEDFSYAVPVPDGDYTVTLHMAENWFDVTNGRIFSVDLEGENVISNLDLVAEAGRAVAYDQPFNTTVNDGSLDIDFYAAVNHAKINAIKAVRAVASGPVYSDWVLQQGLSLSNAVKSVDDDGDGFDTYAEFIADTDPLDSLSRFRIDEAGAEDSGFGISFPSSSNRTYTVRVAGELSGEWQILTNGVSGTGNMLDIIDPALSSNRFYRIDVEIE from the coding sequence ATGAGGTATCGGAAGCGGCTATTGCTGTTCGTGTTTGCGGCAGCACGGGTTTGGGGGACATCTGTACTGGAAATCGGATTTTCGGACTCGGAGGGATTTTTCGACGGCACCTCCGTGAATACGATTCAGGGGATGAGTGCCCAGCTCGGCTGGATTGCGGAAGATACCGCAGGCATTGGATATATGGTTTGCACCAGCAGTTATAACCGGGCGCAGAATTATGCCGGTTACACGCTGGAAAAAGGTGAGTCGGTGATTATTGAAACCACATTGCGGCTGCAGGGCGATCGTTCGGCGTTTTCCGCAAAAGATCTGTTCAGAATCGGGTTTGCTGAAAAGGCGCAGCATTCCGGGGCGGACACCCCCTCAATCGGGGCTGAGCTTTCTGCACGGGCCGACGGCGGCTATTCGGTGGGTCGCGACGCAGCGGTGGTGGTTATTCCTCCATCGGCTTCCAATGACTGGATTAAAATTTCGCAGGTGATCACCCGCAGCACGCTCTCCAATACATTCACCGGCATCGTCCATGCGTATAATGTAAGCCGGGATACGGATCTGGGAACCACAGCTTCTGCATGGACGCAATCGACTGATGACGGCTCGTGGGGCGGAACCATGCGTCCGGGTTTCCGGGCGTGGAATTTATCGTTTCCGGTTGAGTTGCAGGTGGACCACTGGAAGGTCTATACGCAGGCGGCTGCAGAGCCGCCGCTGGAAACCGAACCGGTTCATCTGCTGATTGATCCGGAGGTGAGTGTGGCCATTGGAGGGCACCTTGAGCTCGACCGCCGGAAATTTATTAACCTGAGCGATGCCGGCCGTAAGTTTGAAACAAGGACGAACAATGATGCTCAGGAAACCTATTATATTGAAGAGCTAGGGATGAACTTCGGCCGCGAACTGGGCGGCGCATACGGAACAACCGGATGGAGCAGCGCGGTTCGTGAGGATTCAGAGAATCCCGGACAGGTAGACATAGCCTATCTAACGAATAACCTGAGGGCTGATAATGGCGGCAGTTCCGCCTGGATGATGGATTCATTCAATCCGAATCTGGATGTGGCCACGCACGACCGATACGGAAGTGTTCCTGATTTTATGGATGCCTGGTATGCAGAAGGAGACAGTGCCAATCATTTACATGCGGTGAATATCAATGCCTATGCGGAATATGTCGCCGCGGTTCTGGAATATGGCTACACCGATTGGACGCGCCCGAAAACGTATGAAATTGTGAATGAGCCGAATTGGCGGGTCTGGCGCGATCAGCGTTTTGCCGATCTTCATACTGCCGTTAAAAATCATGTTCAATCCAATGGGCTGGATGTGGCGGTGGGCGGCCCCTGCATGTCGGTCGGCTATTTTTATAAAAACAACTATCAGAATTTCGGGCTCGATACGTTTATGGCCAATACCGGCTGCGATCTCGATTTTTATTCGTTCCATATTTATGACTACATGAGTTTCGATACGAATAAGAACGATTTTGTCGGGCGGGTTTCCACGGGGCTGCCTATTGAAGGGGTGCTGGATATGGTGGAAAACTATGCACTCAATACGCATGGAAAAACCGTGGATATGGTGCTGAGTGAGCACGGGGGATATATCTCGACCGATCAGGAAGGGGCACTGGATCTGATTGCCGATACTTATTTTCCCAGCAATTCATTTGCCGGAACGGTGTTTGAATGGGAGATGAAGCGGCGGTCGGTGAGTGAACATCTGGCGGTCAGCAGCGCCATCGCGAATACCTTGGCATTTATGAATAATCCCCATGTGGTGCGCAAAGCCGTTCCCTTTATTCTGCTGGAATCAGCGGGATGGAATCCTCGCTATTATTCAACACTGCTGGTGAAAGAAAATTTTGATAAAAACAGTGAGGTGTGGCATGAGTCGACCTATGTGAACTTTTTTAAGTTTTTCCGGAATGTGGAGGGGCGGCGCGTTCGCGTGATGCTTGAGGATCCGGATATTCAGACGCAGGCCTATGTCAGCGGAACAAAGCTGTTTATTCTGATGAATAATCTGGCGGATAGAGCGGACGCTCTTGCCCTGAATCTTCCGACGACCGGAATAGAAACGATTACATTGCGCCGCTTCGGCCGGAACACTGATTTTACGCCGTTTTTCACGGAGACACAGGTGCAGACGCTGGAAGGCCTGCAGATCGGCGCTCGTGAAGCATTGGCCATTGAGATAAACTACAGTACCGGCTTTGCTGAAAAAATGCGTCTCAATGAAGTGCCGTACTATGGAGATCTGGTTCGGCAGGAATTTGCCGGAAGCAGAACATTCAATGTGGCGGTTCCTGAATATGCGCAGGCCCGTTCGGCGATGCTTCGTATTTCCGTGGGCCGTGATTCCGGATTGGATAATGATCTCGACGTGGTTTTTAACGGAACACCACTGGATGTTCCGCTGGAAGACTGCGCCGATCGGCTGGATAACGGCAGTGAATACGGAAGTCTCAAGCTGATTCCGCTACCGGCGAATTTGCTGCAGGCTGAAAATACGATTCAGGTTTCTTTTCCGGGTTCGGGTATCGGCGGTATCGGTTCAGTAGTGATCCGGGCGGCGCTGGAGGAGCCGGATGTTCAGCAGGTCTATGCTGTAAACTGTGCCGGTCCGGAATACATCGCATCCGATGGTACGGTATATCGTGCCGACGCCTATTATTCCGGCGGTTCCGTCGGAATGGACAGCACGTCCGACTTTTCAGGAACCGAAGAAGACACCCTCTATGTTCATGAACGGTATGGTGAAGATTTTTCGTATGCTGTGCCGGTACCTGACGGAGATTATACTGTGACGCTGCATATGGCTGAAAATTGGTTCGATGTCACGAACGGCCGCATTTTCAGTGTGGACCTTGAAGGGGAAAATGTGATCAGCAATCTGGACCTGGTTGCGGAAGCCGGCCGCGCCGTGGCGTACGATCAGCCGTTCAATACCACCGTAAATGACGGGTCACTGGATATTGATTTCTATGCTGCGGTAAACCATGCCAAAATCAATGCCATTAAAGCTGTGCGGGCCGTTGCATCGGGGCCGGTGTATTCCGACTGGGTGCTGCAGCAGGGGCTCAGCCTGAGCAATGCTGTGAAAAGTGTGGATGATGACGGTGATGGATTTGATACCTATGCGGAGTTTATTGCCGATACTGATCCGCTCGATTCGTTGTCGCGTTTTCGAATTGATGAAGCAGGGGCGGAGGATTCCGGTTTCGGTATTTCTTTTCCGTCCTCCAGCAATCGCACGTATACTGTCCGGGTGGCGGGTGAACTGTCCGGAGAGTGGCAGATTTTGACCAACGGTGTTTCAGGCACTGGAAATATGCTCGATATCATCGATCCTGCTCTGAGTTCCAACCGGTTTTACCGTATTGATGTGGAGATTGAATAA
- a CDS encoding family 16 glycosylhydrolase, with the protein MRISVLTAVVSCFFLTHSAESAITVVSDDFSIYAPGVSIAGNWDPKSDGGSQEDLFTGWNSEYAVLDGEAELNYHIPHQTGFTIGSGGSAVIRSDFRYVYAGGGNITNYFNNHIFGLMISTTPDWESGSTEGFYIAQRGGAIGNRLNDDPWIEGWISHSTLGVNTDNTDTSIWFSVEWTIRDVGGALQAQAVLTDGDSVNYTSTEEELSIPTGTEIFAGYSTGWNNTGMSIEAFGKILEVHMDNFSVWMGDPEPGSVYPFTDSSNLTGWIAYEPMWDEFDGFVLDAEKWEPLSWDGRKPVYHEYNNVTLSNGVAVLTTDWKDGPVGSVSESEYSISSGYFQSTTVRRYGYFEIKCRALDFPIMTTWWLTGGSSSFGREIDMLECPSGVEGRKDYYSCNFHIWKTPTPEGVDDNGGTSIADPEHYDLPFDMVDDFHVYGFEWDKDSCKIYIDGVLYRTRETGSFTVGQRLMVGNEYNSWLNDIVEINSNLHKLGTSYEVDYVRAWIKPETDTTWYVDGANGDDSYSGLNWTEAKKTIPAAIDEAYDGDSIWVAGGYYPEYLTFYGMHNLKVYGGFAVGDISIEDRDFIEHPTLIDTPPDGYSAVSIKGTQGFRFDGFTVTGTTGNYEHGIDIEGPCTNVVIANCRTIDHNPANGGGSGAYVDGVDGLGLTQVRFENCEFSGNQSFGQYAGGAAFGARNGAVVEIADSQIIHNETSGTGGFLHMQWDEENTSILVTNCLISANTNMVGRGVIRHNCGTVELVDCTIINNSADGVESDQWGSPMITIQRSLIAGNGGEGFWANHSDFWLQDNLFFDHPDGHVNYNGDKSTESAINGLSQASGNRVGDPNSMLITYSDSDLDEMPDWWEVENELDVTADDYESDTDNDGSFSGDEFIAGTNPQDAGSVFKVSSVPDAGSFTIYFDAEPGRLYSIETSDDLSEEWNLLTNGIAGNGSRIEIVNEFLSSNRFYRVTAELNQGVQSN; encoded by the coding sequence ATGAGAATCTCAGTGTTAACTGCAGTTGTTTCGTGTTTTTTTCTGACCCATTCGGCGGAGTCGGCCATCACGGTTGTTTCAGATGATTTCAGTATCTATGCCCCGGGAGTTTCCATTGCCGGGAACTGGGATCCCAAATCGGATGGGGGAAGTCAGGAAGACCTTTTTACCGGCTGGAACAGTGAGTATGCGGTGCTGGATGGAGAGGCGGAATTGAATTATCACATTCCGCACCAGACCGGATTTACAATCGGATCCGGTGGGTCAGCGGTCATCCGTTCTGATTTCCGTTATGTCTATGCCGGCGGCGGAAATATAACGAATTACTTCAACAATCATATTTTCGGTTTGATGATTTCCACTACGCCTGACTGGGAGAGCGGATCGACCGAAGGGTTTTATATTGCTCAGCGTGGCGGGGCCATCGGCAACCGGCTTAATGATGACCCGTGGATTGAAGGGTGGATATCGCACAGTACGCTGGGGGTGAACACGGACAATACCGATACCAGTATTTGGTTTTCGGTGGAGTGGACCATTCGCGATGTGGGCGGGGCGTTGCAAGCACAGGCGGTTCTGACCGATGGAGATTCCGTAAACTATACCTCAACAGAAGAGGAACTCAGCATTCCGACAGGAACCGAGATTTTTGCGGGATACTCCACAGGCTGGAACAATACCGGAATGAGTATCGAGGCATTCGGGAAAATATTGGAAGTGCATATGGACAACTTCTCGGTATGGATGGGCGATCCGGAGCCGGGGAGTGTTTATCCGTTCACTGATTCCTCTAATCTGACGGGCTGGATTGCCTATGAGCCGATGTGGGATGAATTCGACGGTTTTGTGCTGGATGCGGAAAAGTGGGAGCCGCTTTCGTGGGATGGACGAAAGCCGGTTTATCATGAATATAACAATGTGACCCTGTCCAATGGCGTTGCGGTATTGACCACCGACTGGAAAGACGGTCCGGTCGGTTCGGTATCGGAAAGTGAATATTCTATTTCATCGGGGTATTTTCAGAGTACGACGGTTCGTCGTTACGGTTACTTTGAAATCAAATGCCGCGCGCTTGATTTTCCGATTATGACCACCTGGTGGTTGACCGGCGGCAGCAGCTCATTCGGTCGCGAAATTGATATGCTGGAATGCCCGTCCGGAGTCGAAGGGCGCAAAGATTACTATTCCTGTAATTTCCATATCTGGAAAACGCCGACACCGGAGGGCGTGGATGACAACGGAGGAACGTCCATTGCCGATCCAGAGCATTATGATCTGCCGTTTGATATGGTGGATGATTTTCACGTGTACGGGTTCGAGTGGGATAAGGACTCCTGTAAAATCTATATTGACGGCGTGCTTTACCGCACCCGTGAGACCGGAAGTTTTACGGTTGGTCAACGGCTTATGGTAGGGAATGAATACAACAGTTGGCTCAACGATATCGTGGAGATCAATTCCAACCTGCATAAATTGGGGACGTCATATGAGGTAGATTATGTCCGTGCGTGGATTAAGCCGGAAACCGATACGACGTGGTATGTCGATGGAGCCAACGGGGACGACAGTTATTCCGGGCTGAACTGGACCGAGGCCAAAAAAACGATTCCGGCTGCGATTGATGAAGCCTATGACGGTGATTCCATCTGGGTTGCGGGGGGATATTATCCCGAATATCTTACTTTTTACGGTATGCATAATCTGAAGGTGTACGGTGGATTTGCAGTGGGCGATATTTCGATTGAAGATCGCGATTTTATCGAACATCCAACCCTCATTGATACGCCGCCGGATGGGTATTCCGCAGTCAGTATAAAAGGCACTCAGGGCTTCCGGTTTGATGGGTTTACGGTTACGGGAACCACCGGAAATTATGAGCACGGCATTGATATCGAAGGTCCCTGCACCAATGTGGTTATCGCCAACTGCCGGACTATTGACCATAACCCCGCCAACGGTGGCGGAAGCGGTGCCTACGTGGATGGCGTTGATGGGCTGGGACTGACGCAGGTTCGTTTTGAAAACTGCGAATTTTCCGGTAATCAGTCTTTCGGTCAATATGCCGGCGGTGCGGCATTTGGTGCCCGGAACGGTGCGGTGGTGGAGATTGCAGATTCACAGATAATCCATAACGAAACATCAGGAACCGGCGGGTTCCTGCATATGCAGTGGGATGAGGAAAATACATCGATTTTGGTGACCAACTGTCTGATTTCCGCCAACACCAATATGGTTGGGCGCGGTGTGATTCGGCATAATTGCGGTACGGTTGAACTCGTGGACTGCACGATCATCAATAATAGCGCCGACGGTGTCGAATCCGATCAATGGGGATCACCCATGATTACAATTCAACGCAGTCTTATTGCAGGAAACGGGGGTGAAGGCTTCTGGGCCAACCACTCGGATTTTTGGCTTCAGGATAACCTGTTCTTTGACCATCCGGACGGGCATGTGAATTATAACGGGGATAAAAGTACGGAATCGGCCATTAATGGTTTATCACAGGCTTCGGGGAATAGGGTGGGCGATCCAAACTCTATGTTGATCACCTATTCCGACAGCGATCTCGATGAAATGCCGGACTGGTGGGAAGTGGAAAATGAGTTGGATGTGACGGCGGATGATTATGAATCCGACACGGATAATGACGGATCATTTTCCGGGGATGAATTTATTGCCGGAACGAATCCGCAGGATGCGGGAAGTGTTTTCAAGGTAAGCAGTGTTCCGGATGCCGGATCTTTTACCATTTACTTCGATGCCGAACCGGGGCGGTTGTACAGCATCGAAACCAGTGACGATCTTTCCGAGGAATGGAATCTGCTTACCAACGGGATTGCCGGAAATGGAAGCAGAATTGAAATTGTGAATGAATTCCTCTCAAGCAACCGGTTTTACCGCGTAACAGCCGAGCTGAACCAAGGGGTCCAATCTAACTGA
- a CDS encoding sulfatase-like hydrolase/transferase, producing the protein MNRRCFLGTSLAAGMAAATLAGKKQQPNILWIITDDQRPDSLACYNEAVRGTKLSPLGYVMSPNIDRLAQQGTLFSQAYCNAPACAPSRASMHTGQYPFRNGVYGFEQNHQAADPCKKTIPQVMRSAGYTTCQFGKHGYYIFDWGPGLTWKTVDQYDVVVEKKNDLQKSGKTDFFPETVWSKEGSKRVERFYYPDGSTKEYYTSRGKGKDLLPEDEENRKAIDRERGILRAYTRDQSGMIIGGESSQPTEKTLDGEIAGSFIRYLENEADTGEPQFVYLGFHFPHSPVLPAKEFRDRFKRKEKEIPYKIPEFDPAEIELAPAQLKKLHEKMNFSNLRKEEKLQAIRDYYAFCAHGDSQIGRSIDAFLKYNKKTGRDWIIVYVCGDHSWHLGEQGIEAKFGPWDKSTHNAVIAASSIKGLFPKGKHVENLVEFVDFAPTFYEAAGLKADGRDFQYLDGSSLWKSVQNGQREYIVGEMNHVVGPRAYMRSRDFAFSMKTRNKDGKPGDKWGEKPGANIRWALDCPRADAQMCLYDLRVDPDERWNVANDPKYEKLADWFRNKLGTIVLGDRRAEINWSKENDYVITDFALGADDKKLDIPAAIIPEVS; encoded by the coding sequence ATGAATAGAAGATGTTTTCTGGGAACTTCCCTGGCGGCCGGAATGGCCGCCGCAACGCTGGCTGGAAAAAAGCAGCAGCCGAATATTCTATGGATTATCACTGATGATCAGCGGCCGGATTCGCTGGCCTGTTATAACGAAGCAGTACGCGGAACAAAGCTGAGTCCGCTCGGTTATGTGATGTCGCCGAATATTGACCGGCTGGCACAGCAGGGGACGTTGTTCAGTCAGGCTTACTGTAATGCGCCGGCCTGTGCGCCGTCGCGCGCTTCGATGCATACCGGGCAGTATCCGTTCCGCAATGGGGTGTATGGTTTCGAGCAGAATCATCAGGCGGCCGATCCATGCAAAAAGACGATTCCGCAGGTGATGCGCTCGGCGGGCTATACCACCTGCCAGTTCGGTAAGCACGGATACTATATTTTTGACTGGGGCCCCGGACTGACCTGGAAAACAGTTGATCAGTATGACGTGGTTGTGGAAAAGAAAAACGATCTGCAGAAGAGTGGAAAAACCGACTTCTTTCCCGAGACCGTCTGGAGCAAGGAAGGTTCAAAACGCGTGGAGCGGTTCTATTATCCCGATGGCTCGACGAAGGAATATTACACCTCTCGCGGCAAAGGAAAGGATCTGCTGCCCGAAGACGAGGAAAACCGTAAGGCGATTGATCGGGAGCGCGGAATTCTGCGGGCTTATACCCGCGATCAAAGCGGTATGATTATCGGAGGGGAAAGTTCGCAGCCAACGGAAAAAACGCTGGACGGAGAAATTGCCGGTTCGTTTATCCGGTATCTGGAAAACGAGGCGGACACCGGCGAACCGCAGTTTGTGTATCTCGGTTTCCATTTTCCGCATTCGCCCGTACTGCCGGCGAAGGAATTCCGTGATCGCTTTAAAAGGAAGGAAAAAGAGATTCCTTATAAAATACCGGAATTCGATCCCGCGGAAATCGAGCTGGCTCCTGCGCAGTTGAAAAAACTGCACGAAAAAATGAATTTTTCCAATCTTCGGAAAGAGGAAAAACTGCAGGCGATTCGTGATTATTATGCGTTTTGTGCACATGGCGATTCGCAGATAGGCCGATCCATTGACGCTTTTTTGAAATATAATAAAAAAACGGGGCGCGACTGGATTATCGTCTATGTCTGCGGGGATCACAGCTGGCATTTGGGTGAGCAGGGGATTGAAGCCAAATTCGGACCGTGGGATAAATCCACGCACAATGCCGTTATCGCGGCTTCGTCCATTAAAGGTCTTTTCCCTAAAGGAAAGCATGTAGAAAATCTGGTGGAATTTGTCGATTTTGCGCCGACCTTTTATGAGGCCGCCGGGCTGAAAGCTGACGGGCGTGATTTCCAATATCTGGACGGTTCCAGTCTTTGGAAATCCGTGCAGAATGGGCAGCGTGAATATATCGTCGGCGAAATGAATCATGTGGTGGGACCGCGCGCCTACATGCGTTCGCGCGATTTTGCCTTTTCCATGAAGACCCGAAACAAGGATGGAAAGCCGGGCGATAAGTGGGGCGAGAAGCCTGGGGCGAATATCCGTTGGGCGCTCGACTGCCCGCGCGCAGACGCTCAGATGTGTCTTTACGATCTGAGGGTCGATCCGGATGAGCGCTGGAATGTGGCGAATGATCCGAAGTATGAAAAACTTGCGGACTGGTTCCGGAATAAACTCGGTACGATCGTTTTGGGCGATCGCCGGGCGGAGATTAACTGGTCGAAGGAAAATGATTATGTCATCACCGATTTTGCGCTCGGTGCGGACGATAAAAAGTTGGATATTCCGGCCGCAATCATTCCTGAGGTATCATGA
- a CDS encoding SGNH/GDSL hydrolase family protein: MNRRHFMALTSAAVLPAWAVASKKVLFLGDEVMFAYKPDLLKLIGDKAHCTFVPFPKVGKPDWETFCNTYVYGKGYDVIHFSYGRELMFHENGEPRGKNEETWGIYTGLIKALRKSGAFLVGCTTTPVRGAMPGYEGAVDWNYNARFKQMLGPSGVKINDLGDYTRTRLSEMVQNDSNLPTPLGAQLMAEQVANAVFEAFNEGQDPDRPRILMVGDSIVGGYYGATRNRFAGEAIVYSGGTTYNDAQPDWKKIVDEYIEKGGARGWDVIQFNWGLHAMKHVDADHKTINADQPGARIQFSPEEYIQQLELFVTELKRTGAQLVFATTTPIPKDCSGSIVFLDQSAYNEPAKKLMERAGIAVNDLYAFVLPRMKELMIPRNVHFTAYGSEQLAEQNYSVLCSLISK; this comes from the coding sequence ATGAATCGGCGCCATTTTATGGCCCTGACTTCAGCGGCGGTTCTGCCGGCATGGGCCGTGGCATCCAAAAAAGTCTTGTTTCTAGGCGATGAGGTTATGTTCGCTTATAAGCCGGACCTGTTAAAGTTGATCGGTGATAAAGCGCATTGCACATTTGTTCCGTTTCCAAAAGTCGGGAAGCCGGATTGGGAAACCTTCTGTAATACGTACGTCTATGGAAAAGGGTATGATGTTATTCATTTTTCCTATGGCCGCGAACTGATGTTTCATGAAAACGGTGAACCGCGGGGAAAAAATGAAGAGACGTGGGGAATTTATACCGGTCTGATTAAAGCGCTCCGGAAATCGGGGGCTTTTCTGGTGGGGTGCACCACGACACCGGTTCGCGGAGCAATGCCGGGTTATGAGGGTGCCGTTGACTGGAATTACAATGCACGGTTTAAACAGATGCTCGGGCCCAGCGGCGTGAAGATTAACGACCTGGGCGACTACACGCGTACACGTTTGTCTGAAATGGTGCAGAATGATTCGAATCTGCCGACGCCTCTCGGTGCTCAGCTGATGGCGGAGCAGGTGGCCAATGCTGTTTTTGAAGCGTTCAATGAAGGACAGGATCCTGACCGGCCGCGTATTCTGATGGTGGGCGATTCAATCGTCGGAGGTTACTACGGTGCTACACGCAACCGGTTCGCCGGCGAGGCCATCGTTTATTCCGGCGGTACCACCTATAATGATGCGCAGCCCGATTGGAAAAAAATCGTGGATGAATATATTGAAAAGGGGGGAGCGCGCGGCTGGGACGTAATTCAGTTCAATTGGGGGCTTCATGCCATGAAGCATGTGGATGCTGATCATAAGACGATCAATGCCGATCAGCCCGGCGCCCGGATTCAGTTTTCGCCGGAGGAGTATATTCAGCAGTTGGAGCTGTTCGTTACGGAATTAAAGCGGACCGGTGCACAGCTGGTTTTTGCAACCACGACCCCGATACCGAAGGATTGTTCAGGATCCATCGTCTTTCTGGATCAGTCGGCGTATAACGAGCCGGCGAAAAAGCTGATGGAACGAGCGGGGATTGCGGTGAATGATCTCTATGCCTTTGTATTGCCCCGGATGAAGGAGCTGATGATTCCTCGGAATGTTCATTTTACCGCTTACGGTTCCGAGCAGCTGGCGGAACAGAATTATTCGGTATTGTGTTCGCTGATCAGCAAGTAA
- a CDS encoding PEP-CTERM sorting domain-containing protein: protein MKKYALLMSIVAVSTVGLAEMVTVTDQMDTLSSWSANANWTTTGGIAETTSDAQFMTLQTGVAAPEASGDWVSAKIKQRVTLGSAGLSAANQYASRIAISGDATGASGLAKSMWTRRDADAVPGQIWGSAVSVQGATPNWKFGGWNNISEIGLSSTTNAMSDWFTSEIVITKTETAYDVVINYYDGTDAVVWTDSLAGTDLGDLANSGTWYLNMGSEYQFTTSADVAKLEVDQATLTSSIPEPATLGLVAAFGGAVLFIRRRFML, encoded by the coding sequence ATGAAGAAATACGCACTATTGATGTCTATAGTCGCCGTATCCACGGTCGGTCTGGCCGAAATGGTTACAGTGACCGACCAAATGGACACCTTAAGCAGCTGGTCGGCAAATGCCAACTGGACCACCACCGGCGGAATTGCAGAAACCACTTCCGACGCGCAGTTCATGACACTGCAGACCGGTGTCGCTGCCCCGGAAGCCTCCGGAGACTGGGTATCCGCAAAGATCAAGCAAAGAGTCACCCTCGGTTCTGCAGGCCTGAGTGCAGCCAACCAGTATGCAAGCCGAATTGCCATTTCCGGTGATGCCACAGGAGCCTCCGGTCTGGCAAAGTCTATGTGGACCCGCAGAGATGCTGATGCGGTCCCCGGCCAAATCTGGGGTTCCGCCGTATCCGTACAGGGCGCAACGCCAAACTGGAAATTCGGTGGTTGGAACAACATCTCTGAAATCGGGCTCAGCTCCACAACGAATGCCATGAGTGACTGGTTTACCAGCGAAATCGTAATTACGAAGACCGAAACGGCATATGACGTGGTGATCAACTATTACGACGGCACAGACGCTGTGGTTTGGACCGACAGCCTGGCGGGTACCGATTTGGGTGATCTCGCAAACTCCGGAACCTGGTATCTGAACATGGGCTCGGAATACCAGTTCACGACATCGGCCGATGTCGCGAAACTGGAAGTGGATCAAGCCACTCTGACCTCTTCGATTCCGGAACCGGCCACGCTGGGACTGGTTGCTGCGTTTGGCGGAGCAGTACTGTTTATTCGTCGCCGCTTTATGCTTTAG